One Coffea eugenioides isolate CCC68of chromosome 2, Ceug_1.0, whole genome shotgun sequence genomic window, CATCATAAGCGTAGCTGTAGGATCTCGGGCAAGCCGACTTGAACACTTGCGAGTAAACCGACGGCTTACACGACGACGGTGAGTTGTACTCGCCGCTGCAGCAGTACTCTGGACTCCCAAAGGCCTCACAGGCGCTTTTACAAGCATTTCCATCCCCCACCCGCAACTCAGCCGGGCAGATCCTGTTCAGATCCGTCACGCAACCCGTCGAAGCGCACATTCCCGACCCGCCCGTCCCTTCAACTATCATGGCCACATTGTAGCCGTCCACGAGGCTGACGTCATAGAAGTCCTGGCCGCCAGTCCCCAAGGAGAACTCAGCCAGCGTCGCCGGTGGGGCAGCTCCTGCGCCGTTGCATTCCACCTGGCCAGACCCGCAGTCGCCGGTGGCGCATGAACCCGACCCGGATCCATCGAAGTTGCAGCCCGTTCTTCCCCAGAATCGGCCGGACCAGCCGGTCGGAGCGATGAAGGAGCGCGAAGCGTCGCTTGGGAGCTCGAACCCGGTGCTGTCGAGACTTGGGCTGCCGGCATTTGCTAAAACCCCTGGCCAGACTGTGTACTCACATTTGTTCACAAATGTGAATGTAGTACCGCGAACGCCTGAAAAAAGAAACGTGACTAAGAGAATGCGGAGCAAAGAAAGCCCAAATCCAAAATCTTTAGCTTACCACCTAGTGATTATTCCAAAgcaataattaaaagaaaagattaGCGAAAACGAAATCTATGGCCTATACATTTAATGTAGTTGGTGAAAACGTGCTGATATTTTGGGAGTAAAGAAATGTTTTGCTTACCTGTGAAAAGGGTGAGGAAAGCTAGGGAGAAGACGAGAATGGGGGAGGTGGAAGCAGGGAATGAGGGGAGATCCATGTGGGTGGGTTGCTCGAATAGTATAGTATGtggttattgtttcttttttgggtTGTATCTTTTCGTTTGCTGTTGGTCTTTTCTGTTTGGGAGGAATCAATGGGGAATGAGTTGGTGAAGAAAGGTGGAAGAAGAAAAGTTTTTAGTCTTGGGGTAATGTGAAATGGGGTGGGGGTTATGCGTTCGTTTTGGTGTTAGATAGacggtgaaaaaggcgaagcaGGTACAGATACTGGCAATGAGAGGGGTGGGGAgggagaaagagaaaaggacGAGGCGAGTTGGCACTTTGGAGTGTCCTCTTGACTGATGCAGGGCTCTGTTTTGTTAACAGAAACAAGAGCAAAGCCCTGCTTCAGCTTGAATGCTGCTGTTGTAGCAGAGGGGTAGTACTGGAAACGGGACTGTGGGAGAAAGAATAGTGAACTTAAGAATTATGGATGCTATTTCTATGCCATTGTACTACTAcaagtttttctctttttcttttacgTCTAttagtccaaaaaaaaaagggggagaggcaCTGGTGCCAAGGGGGAAGGTTATGGCCATCAGCAGCTGCAAAAGGATAAAATGCACACTCCCATAGAGTGTCAAGGGTAAAAGAACACTGTATTATTATTGTTGCATTCACAAGTCGGATAGTAATTTGTATGGGATCGATTCAAAAGCGTAGATATGGTAATTAATTGAGCGCATTATTGTTAAAATATGgcatgatgatgatgatgatatgATGATGGCAGAGGCCGTGGTGACGTGGTTTGAGTTGGTGTTTGTTCTGTAGCTTGTGGCCGGACTCggggcagggacggttgcaCCTGGCAAGTTTTATCATTATCAACTGCGCGtaactttctttgtacatcgtgtaacttttttttcacaggATGTATTTTCACAACAGATAGTGGTGGGCCCCACACACAGCGCGGAATCGAGTTACAACTTGTTATTTCAGCCGCACAAATTTTTAAGGGGAAATCTGGGCCGTTAACCGTCCCTGCCCCATTTCCCTTGTGGCcttatttgctttttttttcaagtttgtttctaataaaatttttaataattttaactataataatctcaaaaatttaaaaaatttaaaattttatatatttcaaaaaaatttaaaatattatatatttcaAAAAGATTTTTTACAACTCCTATAATAAGTTACcgtaaaattttagataaaaacGCCGAAAAATTTACTTATCAAACGCCAGTTCTCGGCACGAAGTAGTGAATTAGAGCAAAAACTTGGGTAAATCCGGTCTACGGTCCAACCTGTAGACCGAGTGACCCATAATGTGCCGCGTCCTCTTTTTATTTTCAAGTTCTTTCGCCCCCTGAAAAATCTACCAATGACAGGATCCTTCAAGCTTTTTCTCTGCATATCCTGACCTCAAACCTCCCAGTTACCGCTACCATTATGATTTCCTCCATCCCACCTAACTTCACCGCTCTCTTCTCTTATGTGTTACCGCCGGCACCTCCTGCAATTCTCCCAGTTTGAAAACTTCTCCTTCCTCTCCACGAGATTCTCTTGCCCTTCAGTCTTTTTGAGACAAAATCTACCTCTTtatttgtttcatcatctcctcTGCCCAATCTTTGAGTTTGAGTATATAAGACACTAAGACTTACAGTAGTGTCTCTTTAGTAGATCTGCAAATCAAACGAAAGACAGGACTCatgaattttcttcctttcttcttctcccAAGATTTTCTCTGCCTCAAGTTTGGCTGGCTCCTTTCTCATGTGATTTTGTTGATATAAATTTGTTTGTTTGAGAATGAGTTCCACCTTTCAACTGATTACTTTGGCATGCATAAACGTGATTCAAAAGGCATCTCTATATATTTTACTACACCACTCAGTTGGGGTGTTACCGTCGAGAGacaaaagggaagaaaagcaaGGCACTGCGATTGAAGAAGCTCGGGAAGAGATCCTGAGTCGGCGTCGTTTTAAAACAGTAAAGCTTCGAAGGagcaaatttctgatttctcaGTACTTCATTTGTATTGATGGCGTGGCACATTGTAGGTCACTCGGTCTACGGATGGGCTAGTAGACCGGATTTATCCAAGTTTTTGCCGTGAAGTAGCGGAGCAGTCTATGAATTACGAATTTTGGGACGAGGGCCTGGACAGGCAGTTGACGGCCTAAAAAATTTGTGCAGTTCTAATTACGTCTTGTAATTTGATTTTTATATCGCGTGGGATTcacaaaaatattattttattattatttgttattattttattattacacTTTATATAAATGATGTTACATCATGTATAAATGTTGTTACACTTTCTGACAATCACTCCAGTCCTGCGTCCCGAATTTTGACCCCCTTTGGACTTTTCGGACCTAGTGTACCGTGCCCATATGAGACTCTTCGAAACAAGACACTGGTGCAAAAAATTCGTTTGACCTAGCATCCCCATTTCTTCGATTTCCCAAGCTGTCTCATAGATTTGTGTATAGTGTATACACACACACAATGTACAGTCCACTGGGAACCAACTACTCTCCGGTAGTTGGCCA contains:
- the LOC113763559 gene encoding thaumatin-like protein 1, which encodes MDLPSFPASTSPILVFSLAFLTLFTGVRGTTFTFVNKCEYTVWPGVLANAGSPSLDSTGFELPSDASRSFIAPTGWSGRFWGRTGCNFDGSGSGSCATGDCGSGQVECNGAGAAPPATLAEFSLGTGGQDFYDVSLVDGYNVAMIVEGTGGSGMCASTGCVTDLNRICPAELRVGDGNACKSACEAFGSPEYCCSGEYNSPSSCKPSVYSQVFKSACPRSYSYAYDDPTSTFTCSGADYTVTFCPSMPSQKSSKDPTPTTTTSTTNGGDGSMSESGNMGSQTGSGSMVIDSGSESDTGSQAMLADGSYLAGLAMGGSTRTLAASVLHSGLLFAVAALSLCFLQL